In a single window of the Arachis hypogaea cultivar Tifrunner chromosome 6, arahy.Tifrunner.gnm2.J5K5, whole genome shotgun sequence genome:
- the LOC112805892 gene encoding putative F-box protein At1g67623 yields MRSINKNMQRPMFKKKSRSSSSSTIKSLPKELLVEIVASVASHSFVDLHNVKKSCKDLLEAAEDNYVYRRVSLDKLSFIPRSSNDKELSFLKRCKENQNTESLYREGLRECLGNENAEGLRLLDMAAKEGHKEAKYVYGHDLVVFIKTR; encoded by the coding sequence ATGAGAAGCAtaaacaagaacatgcaaagaCCAATGTTTAAGAAGAAGAGTAGATCATCCTCTTCTTCAACCATAAAATCACTCCCGAAAGAATTATTGGTGGAGATAGTTGCAAGTGTAGCCTCTCATTCATTCGTTGACCTCCACAACGTGAAGAAGAGTTGCAAGGATCTTCTTGAAGCTGCGGAAGACAACTATGTTTATCGACGAGTCTCTCTGGATAAACTCTCCTTCATCCCAAGGTCTTCCAACGATAAAGAATTGTCATTCTTAAAGCGTTGCAAAGAGAATCAAAACACAGAGAGCTTGTATAGAGAAGGGTTGCGAGAATGCTTAGGGAATGAGAATGCAGAAGGTCTAAGACTTTTGGATATGGCGGCTAAAGAGGGTCATAAAGAAGCAAAATATGTGTACGGGCATGATCTTGTTGTGTTCATCAAGACAAGATGA
- the LOC112697435 gene encoding uncharacterized protein yields MRKEIADLALIRIESEAERESEMEAHFAERLLHVQMAEAAAQFKGYGTSKIKSVSASSVNRGVKSPSDISMITRLVQTLKIHPVSFKDGVRLTLEAEAKN; encoded by the exons ATGCGTAAGGAGATAGCAGATCTTGCGCTGATTCGTATAGAGAgtgaagcagagagagaatctGAGATGGAAGCACATTTTGCAGAACG GTTATTGCATGTTCAAATGGCTGAGGCTGCTGCGCAGTTTAAAGGCTATGGCACCTCAAAAATCAAATCAGTGTCTGCCTCATCG GTTAATAGAGGCGTGAAGTCCCCATCTGACATATCAATGATCACTAGATTAGTTCAAACACTAAAAATTCATCCTGTTTCATTCAAAGATGGTGTCAGATTAACACTTGAAGCTGAAGCCAAAAATTGA